Proteins encoded together in one Streptomyces asoensis window:
- a CDS encoding response regulator — MTIRVLLADDQALLRSAFRVLVDSEPDMEVVGEASDGAEAVRLAGEQRADVVLMDIRMPGTDGLAATRLISADPSLAQVRVVILTTFEVDDYVVQSLRAGASGFLGKGSEPEELLSAIRVAAGGEALLSPTATKGLIARFLAQGGAGDDEHDPARSARLDALTVREREVLVQVAGGHSNDEIAERLEVSPLTVKTHVNRAMAKLGARDRAQLVVIAYESGLVRPRVE; from the coding sequence ATGACCATCCGTGTCCTGCTCGCGGACGACCAGGCACTGCTGCGCAGCGCGTTCCGCGTGCTCGTCGACTCCGAGCCCGACATGGAGGTGGTCGGCGAGGCGTCCGACGGCGCGGAGGCGGTCCGGCTGGCCGGCGAGCAGCGCGCCGACGTGGTGCTCATGGACATCCGGATGCCCGGCACGGACGGTCTCGCCGCGACCCGGCTGATCAGCGCCGATCCCTCCCTCGCGCAGGTCAGGGTGGTCATCCTGACGACGTTCGAGGTGGACGACTACGTGGTGCAGTCGCTGCGGGCCGGCGCCTCCGGCTTCCTCGGCAAGGGCAGCGAGCCGGAGGAACTGCTCAGCGCCATCCGGGTCGCCGCCGGCGGTGAGGCACTCCTGTCGCCGACCGCCACCAAGGGCCTGATCGCCCGCTTCCTGGCGCAGGGCGGCGCGGGGGACGACGAGCACGACCCGGCCCGCTCCGCCCGGCTGGACGCGCTCACCGTGCGCGAGCGGGAGGTGCTCGTGCAGGTCGCCGGCGGTCACTCCAACGACGAGATCGCCGAACGCCTCGAGGTCAGTCCGCTCACGGTGAAGACGCACGTCAACCGGGCCATGGCCAAGCTCGGCGCCCGCGACCGGGCCCAGCTCGTGGTGATCGCGTACGAGTCGGGCCTGGTACGCCCGAGGGTGGAGTAG
- a CDS encoding sensor histidine kinase, giving the protein MTLLSRAECRLKAHPLALDASIAAGVLLCMLAGSFVDPHGEQGVSWSIRSPDPLSLLLITLSAVALVFRRSAPMTVLALTGTASVIESVTGDPRAPVAMSAVVALFTVAATTDRATTLRAGLLTMTILTGAAMLAGPLPWYAQENLGILAWTGIGATAGDAVRSRRAVVQAIRDRAERAERTREEEARRRVAEERLRIARDLHDVVAHHIALVNVQAGVAAHVMDKRPDQAKEALAHVREASRSALNELRATVGLLRQSGDPEAPTEPAPGLDRLDELADTFRNAGLQVEVARTDHGTTLPAAVDLAAYRVVQEALTNVRKHAGAEAKAEVSVVRVGPNIEVTVLDDGHLAEGAPPTAGGGHGLLGMRERVSALRGTLTTGPRYGGGFRVHAILPVKTRTATSGESA; this is encoded by the coding sequence GTGACCCTCCTTTCCCGGGCCGAGTGCCGGCTCAAGGCCCACCCGCTCGCCCTGGACGCGAGCATCGCCGCCGGTGTCCTGCTCTGCATGCTGGCCGGCTCCTTCGTCGACCCGCACGGCGAGCAGGGCGTCAGCTGGAGCATCCGCAGCCCCGATCCGCTCAGCCTGCTGCTGATCACCCTCTCCGCGGTCGCCCTCGTCTTCCGCCGCAGCGCCCCCATGACGGTCCTCGCCCTCACCGGCACCGCCTCCGTGATCGAGTCCGTCACCGGCGACCCCCGGGCCCCCGTCGCCATGTCCGCCGTGGTCGCCCTCTTCACCGTCGCGGCCACCACGGACCGGGCGACCACCCTGCGCGCCGGCCTGCTCACCATGACGATCCTGACCGGCGCCGCCATGCTGGCGGGCCCGCTGCCCTGGTACGCCCAGGAGAACCTGGGGATCCTCGCCTGGACCGGCATCGGCGCCACCGCCGGCGACGCGGTCCGCAGCCGCCGGGCCGTCGTCCAGGCCATCCGGGACCGCGCCGAGCGCGCGGAGCGCACCCGGGAGGAGGAGGCCCGCCGCCGGGTCGCCGAGGAGCGCCTGCGCATCGCCCGCGACCTGCACGACGTCGTCGCCCACCACATCGCCCTGGTCAACGTCCAGGCCGGGGTCGCCGCGCACGTCATGGACAAGCGGCCCGACCAGGCCAAGGAGGCGCTCGCGCACGTCCGCGAGGCCAGCCGCTCCGCGCTCAACGAGCTGCGGGCCACCGTCGGCCTGCTGCGCCAGTCCGGTGACCCCGAGGCCCCCACCGAACCCGCCCCCGGCCTGGACCGGCTCGACGAACTCGCCGACACCTTCCGCAACGCGGGCCTCCAGGTCGAGGTGGCCCGCACCGACCACGGCACCACGCTCCCCGCCGCCGTCGACCTGGCCGCCTACCGGGTCGTCCAGGAAGCCCTCACCAACGTCCGCAAGCACGCCGGAGCCGAGGCGAAGGCCGAGGTCAGCGTCGTACGGGTGGGGCCCAACATCGAGGTCACGGTCCTCGACGACGGCCACCTCGCGGAGGGCGCGCCCCCGACGGCCGGCGGCGGTCACGGACTGCTCGGCATGCGCGAGCGGGTCTCCGCCCTGCGCGGCACCCTCACCACCGGTCCCCGCTACGGGGGCGGCTTCCGCGTCCATGCGATCCTGCCGGTCAAGACCCGCACGGCCACCTCGGGGGAGAGCGCATGA
- the pspAA gene encoding PspA-associated protein PspAA, with protein MIVRIMGEGQWTLDDSPLVELNKLDDELLAEMESGDEDGFHRTLGALLDAVRRLGRPLPDDALEPSELILPAPDASLEEVRAMLSDDGLIPG; from the coding sequence ATGATCGTCAGGATCATGGGGGAGGGCCAGTGGACACTGGACGACTCCCCTCTCGTCGAACTGAACAAGCTGGACGACGAGCTGCTGGCGGAGATGGAGAGCGGTGACGAGGACGGCTTCCACCGCACCCTCGGCGCCCTCCTGGACGCCGTCCGCCGCCTCGGCCGGCCCCTGCCGGACGACGCCCTGGAACCCTCGGAACTGATCCTCCCGGCCCCGGACGCGAGCCTGGAAGAGGTCCGGGCGATGCTGAGCGACGACGGCTTGATCCCGGGCTGA
- a CDS encoding PspA/IM30 family protein — protein MSGVMKRMGMIFRAKANKALDRAEDPRETLDYSYQKQLELLQKVRRGVADVATSRKRLELQLNQLQSQSSKLEDQGRKALALGREDLAREALSRRAALQQQVTDLETQHSTLQGEEEKLTLAAQRLQAKVDAFRTKKETIKATYTAAQAQTRIGEAFSGISEEMGDVGLAIQRAEDKTAQLQARAGALDELMASGALDDPTGIAKDDLQAELDRLSGGTDVELELQRMKAELAGGAPQQAIEGGTGQSHSQQQPQDTPRFDKQ, from the coding sequence ATGAGCGGTGTCATGAAGCGTATGGGGATGATCTTCCGCGCGAAGGCGAACAAGGCCCTTGACCGGGCCGAGGACCCGCGCGAAACCCTCGACTACTCGTACCAGAAGCAGCTGGAGCTCCTCCAGAAGGTCCGCCGCGGCGTCGCCGACGTCGCGACCTCCCGCAAGCGCCTCGAACTACAGCTGAACCAGTTGCAGTCGCAGTCCTCCAAGCTGGAGGACCAGGGCCGCAAGGCACTGGCCCTCGGCCGTGAGGACCTGGCCCGCGAGGCCCTCTCCCGCCGCGCGGCCCTCCAGCAGCAGGTCACCGACCTCGAGACGCAGCACTCCACGCTCCAGGGCGAGGAGGAGAAGCTCACCCTCGCGGCCCAGCGGCTCCAGGCCAAGGTGGACGCCTTCCGTACGAAGAAGGAGACCATCAAGGCCACCTACACCGCCGCCCAGGCGCAGACCCGCATCGGGGAGGCCTTCTCCGGCATCTCCGAGGAGATGGGCGACGTCGGCCTGGCCATCCAGCGGGCCGAGGACAAGACCGCCCAGCTCCAGGCCCGGGCGGGCGCCCTCGACGAGCTGATGGCCTCGGGCGCGCTCGACGACCCGACGGGCATCGCGAAGGACGACCTCCAGGCCGAGCTGGACCGGCTCTCCGGTGGTACGGATGTAGAGCTGGAACTTCAGCGCATGAAGGCCGAGCTCGCCGGCGGTGCCCCCCAGCAGGCCATCGAGGGCGGTACCGGTCAGTCGCACTCCCAGCAGCAGCCGCAGGACACCCCGCGCTTCGACAAGCAGTGA
- a CDS encoding DUF3043 domain-containing protein, which yields MFRSRAKEEKAPAAKAVVTDSMQPRDPQAKKGRPTPKRSEAQTQRRSVAHTTTSRKDAAKRQRNERRAQLDRQRQALAGGDERYLPVRDKGPVRKFAREFIDSRFNVAEFFLPMAVVILVLSMVRVGSLQTIALLLWLIVIVLIVLDSFVTAFRLRKRLAERFPDQNRRGAVAYALMRSLQMRRLRLPKPQVKRGARP from the coding sequence GTGTTCCGAAGCCGTGCCAAGGAAGAGAAGGCCCCCGCCGCCAAGGCCGTGGTGACCGACTCCATGCAGCCCCGCGACCCGCAGGCCAAGAAGGGCAGGCCCACGCCCAAGCGCAGTGAGGCCCAGACCCAGCGCCGCAGCGTCGCCCACACCACGACGTCCCGCAAGGACGCCGCCAAGCGTCAGCGCAACGAGCGCCGCGCCCAGCTGGACAGGCAGCGCCAGGCGCTGGCCGGCGGCGACGAGCGTTACCTGCCGGTCCGCGACAAGGGCCCGGTCCGCAAGTTCGCGCGCGAGTTCATCGACTCCCGGTTCAACGTGGCGGAGTTCTTCCTGCCCATGGCCGTGGTCATCCTCGTGCTGAGCATGGTGCGGGTGGGCTCGCTCCAGACCATCGCGCTGCTGCTGTGGCTGATCGTGATCGTGCTGATCGTGCTCGACTCGTTCGTGACGGCCTTCCGGCTGCGCAAGCGGCTCGCCGAGCGCTTCCCCGACCAGAACCGGCGGGGCGCGGTGGCCTACGCGCTCATGCGCTCGCTCCAGATGCGCCGGCTCCGGCTGCCCAAGCCGCAGGTCAAGCGTGGAGCGCGGCCCTGA
- a CDS encoding class I SAM-dependent methyltransferase gives MARQLDEQIVGRYPVGQRLRVLDVGMGQGTQALRLARLGHQVTGLERDATMIAAAREALCGEPEGIRERMRIIEGDGRDTGVHFLPGSFDVVLCHGVLMYVEEPDALLAGLARMLAPGGLLSLLVRNADALAMRPGLSGDWAGALGGFDTVSYRNRLGLDVRADRLATLTDALAGIGAPLQAWYGVRVFTDTAPDGSRLPEDPRERESLLSAEERAGRTDPYRQVAALLHLCGVRG, from the coding sequence GTGGCCCGGCAGCTCGACGAGCAGATAGTGGGGCGCTACCCGGTGGGGCAGCGGCTGCGGGTGCTCGACGTCGGGATGGGCCAGGGCACGCAGGCGCTGCGGCTGGCCCGGCTCGGGCACCAGGTGACCGGCCTCGAACGGGACGCGACGATGATCGCCGCTGCCCGCGAGGCCCTGTGCGGAGAGCCCGAGGGCATCCGGGAGCGGATGCGGATCATCGAGGGCGACGGCCGGGACACCGGCGTGCACTTCCTGCCCGGCAGCTTCGACGTGGTGCTGTGCCACGGCGTACTGATGTACGTCGAGGAGCCGGACGCGCTGCTCGCGGGGCTCGCGCGGATGCTGGCCCCGGGCGGACTGCTGTCGCTGCTGGTGCGCAACGCGGACGCGCTGGCCATGCGGCCGGGGCTGTCCGGTGACTGGGCGGGCGCGCTCGGCGGCTTCGACACCGTGTCCTACCGCAACCGGCTCGGTCTCGACGTGCGGGCGGACCGGCTCGCGACCCTGACCGACGCGCTCGCGGGCATCGGGGCGCCGCTCCAGGCCTGGTACGGCGTGCGGGTCTTCACGGACACGGCACCCGACGGGTCGCGGCTGCCGGAGGACCCCCGGGAACGGGAGAGTCTGCTCTCCGCGGAGGAACGGGCCGGCCGCACCGACCCCTACCGCCAGGTGGCGGCCCTGCTGCACCTGTGCGGAGTCCGCGGCTGA
- a CDS encoding bifunctional adenosylcobinamide kinase/adenosylcobinamide-phosphate guanylyltransferase, protein MEVTLLGTGAPAGLPRPDCPCAVCATSLGAHARAATALLVDGALLLDLTPGAAFAAARAGHSLGGVAQVLLTHPHDGPPVEVPAGLPQPGRVPDGRELTLLTGHRVRAVAMDAPGTGYAVTGPDGQRLLYLPPGGAPAGLGEGPGTAERYDMVLADLVGRPDALAKLRAVGAVGPTTDVVAVHLDHDVPPGAELRRRLAAAGARAVPDGSTLIVGVYEDVPDVSRRTLVLGGARSGKSVEAERRLESFPDVRYVATGGSRGGDTEWASRIATHRDRRPGSWQTVETCDLVPLLAQDGAPLLIDCLSLWLTDVMDSVGAWDDAQWADGGERALRSRVAELAAAVRSSRRSVVLVSNEVGSGIVPATASGRRYRDELGRLNAAVAAECEEVVLVVAGQALVLRGPAPGT, encoded by the coding sequence GTGGAAGTGACTCTGCTCGGTACCGGTGCCCCCGCGGGACTGCCCCGCCCCGACTGTCCCTGCGCCGTGTGCGCGACCTCCCTGGGGGCGCACGCGCGCGCGGCGACCGCGCTGCTCGTCGACGGGGCCCTGCTCCTCGACCTGACGCCGGGCGCGGCCTTCGCCGCCGCGCGGGCGGGGCATTCGCTGGGCGGGGTGGCCCAGGTGCTGCTGACGCACCCGCACGACGGGCCCCCGGTGGAGGTGCCGGCCGGGCTGCCGCAGCCCGGCCGGGTGCCGGACGGGCGGGAGTTGACCCTGCTGACGGGGCATCGGGTGCGGGCGGTGGCGATGGACGCGCCCGGCACGGGGTACGCGGTGACCGGCCCGGACGGGCAGCGGCTGCTGTACCTGCCGCCCGGTGGCGCACCGGCCGGTCTCGGGGAGGGTCCGGGCACGGCCGAGCGCTACGACATGGTCCTCGCGGACCTGGTGGGGCGCCCGGACGCACTGGCCAAGCTGCGGGCGGTGGGCGCCGTGGGGCCGACGACGGACGTGGTCGCCGTCCATCTGGACCACGACGTGCCGCCCGGCGCGGAGTTGCGGCGGCGGCTCGCGGCGGCCGGGGCGCGGGCGGTGCCGGACGGGTCGACGCTGATCGTGGGGGTGTACGAGGACGTGCCGGACGTGTCGCGGCGGACGCTGGTGCTGGGCGGGGCCCGCTCGGGCAAGTCGGTGGAGGCCGAACGGCGTCTGGAGTCCTTCCCGGACGTGCGTTACGTCGCCACCGGGGGGAGCCGGGGCGGTGACACCGAGTGGGCGTCCCGGATCGCCACGCACCGCGACCGGCGGCCGGGGTCCTGGCAGACGGTGGAGACCTGCGATCTCGTACCGCTGCTCGCTCAGGACGGGGCGCCGCTGCTGATCGACTGTCTGTCGCTGTGGCTGACGGACGTCATGGACTCCGTCGGGGCGTGGGACGACGCCCAGTGGGCGGACGGCGGCGAGCGGGCCCTGCGCTCACGGGTGGCGGAACTGGCGGCGGCCGTCCGCTCGTCGCGCCGCAGTGTCGTGCTGGTCTCCAACGAGGTGGGCTCGGGGATCGTGCCGGCCACGGCGTCGGGGCGGCGCTACCGCGACGAGCTCGGGCGGCTGAACGCGGCCGTCGCAGCCGAGTGCGAGGAGGTGGTCCTGGTGGTGGCCGGCCAGGCTCTGGTGCTCCGTGGCCCGGCCCCCGGCACCTGA
- a CDS encoding class I SAM-dependent methyltransferase yields MPPRPVHEPRRDDCPWCGSRCLRTRLRAPDLRHRRPGTFVVDECRDCAHAFQNPRLTAEGLALYSAEGDERAGRARLRATARAMLPFPEPESWLDVGTGDASFPAAAKEVFTYTSFDGVDPDPRVERARAAGRLEEAHVGGLTAPEVLSRLRGRYDVVSMLHHLEHTPDPRREIAAALTALRRGGHLLLELPDPASASAAVLGKWWPSHDQPRHLHLIPSANLRAELEAQGCEIVVTDHRGPHVPRDLAAATSLRMDRSRLRGAAGPLTALAGALDHLLAPALSRTPFSNAYRVIARRT; encoded by the coding sequence ATGCCCCCCAGGCCCGTCCACGAGCCGCGCAGAGACGACTGCCCCTGGTGCGGCTCCAGGTGCCTGCGCACCCGGCTGCGCGCACCGGACCTGCGCCACCGCCGGCCGGGCACCTTCGTCGTCGACGAGTGCCGGGACTGCGCGCACGCCTTCCAGAACCCGCGGCTGACCGCCGAGGGGCTGGCCCTGTACTCCGCCGAGGGCGACGAACGCGCCGGCCGCGCACGGCTGCGGGCGACGGCCCGCGCGATGCTGCCGTTCCCCGAGCCGGAGAGCTGGCTCGACGTGGGCACGGGGGACGCCTCCTTCCCCGCGGCGGCGAAGGAGGTGTTCACCTACACCTCGTTCGACGGGGTGGACCCCGATCCCCGGGTGGAGCGGGCGCGGGCGGCGGGCCGGCTCGAGGAGGCCCACGTGGGCGGCCTGACGGCCCCGGAGGTGCTGTCCCGGCTGCGCGGCCGCTACGACGTCGTCAGCATGCTCCACCACCTGGAGCACACCCCGGACCCCCGCAGGGAAATCGCTGCCGCGCTGACGGCCCTGCGCAGGGGCGGGCACCTCCTCCTGGAACTCCCGGACCCGGCCAGCGCGTCCGCCGCCGTGCTGGGCAAGTGGTGGCCCTCCCACGACCAGCCGCGCCATCTGCACCTGATCCCGTCGGCCAACCTCCGGGCCGAACTCGAGGCCCAGGGCTGCGAGATCGTCGTGACCGACCACCGCGGTCCGCACGTGCCCCGCGACCTGGCGGCGGCCACCTCGCTCCGCATGGACCGGAGCCGACTGCGCGGGGCGGCCGGGCCCCTCACCGCCCTGGCCGGCGCCCTCGACCACCTGCTGGCCCCGGCCCTGAGCCGCACCCCCTTCTCGAACGCCTACCGGGTCATCGCCCGGCGGACGTGA
- the cobT gene encoding nicotinate-nucleotide--dimethylbenzimidazole phosphoribosyltransferase, whose protein sequence is MSSLNLDDFTDLIERPDGGVRRDAEERRERQIVPPGALGRLDDLGEWLAAAQSSSPVRPVERPRVVLFAGDHGIAALGVSARPAGSATELVREVIEGGRPVSVLARRLGVPVRVVDMSLDCEPDTFPPDVARHRVRRGSGRIDIEDALTLEEAEAAFLAGVAVADEEADSGTDLVVLGDISVGGTTAAGVLVAALCGTDASVVTGRGGEAIDDLAWMRKCAAVRDALRRARPVLGEQLQLLATVGGADLAAMTGFLLQCAVRKLPVVLDGVVAAACALVGQRVAFRAPDWWLAAHKSGEPGQAKALDRMALEPLLDQGVRVGEGAGGLLALPLVQAAAALAAELPEKPRIPDVEPGTPDEEPAERAEQTGDAVEGSQAP, encoded by the coding sequence ATGAGCTCGCTTAATCTCGACGACTTCACCGATCTGATCGAGCGCCCGGACGGCGGCGTGCGCCGCGACGCGGAGGAGCGCCGGGAACGTCAGATCGTGCCCCCCGGAGCGCTGGGCCGTCTGGACGACCTGGGTGAGTGGCTGGCGGCGGCGCAGAGTTCGTCGCCCGTCCGGCCGGTCGAGCGGCCGCGCGTGGTGCTCTTCGCCGGCGACCACGGCATCGCCGCGCTCGGCGTCTCGGCCCGGCCCGCGGGCAGCGCGACGGAGCTGGTGCGCGAGGTGATCGAGGGCGGCCGTCCGGTCTCCGTGCTCGCCCGCCGCCTCGGCGTGCCCGTGCGGGTCGTGGACATGTCGCTGGACTGCGAACCCGACACGTTCCCGCCGGACGTCGCGCGGCACCGGGTACGGCGGGGCAGCGGCCGCATCGACATCGAGGACGCGCTGACCCTGGAGGAGGCCGAGGCGGCCTTCCTGGCGGGCGTGGCCGTCGCGGACGAGGAGGCGGACTCCGGCACCGACCTCGTCGTGCTCGGGGACATCAGCGTCGGGGGGACGACGGCCGCGGGGGTCCTGGTGGCCGCGCTGTGCGGGACCGACGCGTCCGTGGTGACCGGGCGGGGCGGGGAGGCCATCGACGACCTCGCCTGGATGCGCAAGTGCGCCGCCGTCCGGGACGCGCTCAGGCGGGCCAGGCCGGTGCTCGGTGAGCAGTTGCAGCTGCTGGCGACGGTGGGCGGGGCCGACCTCGCCGCCATGACGGGTTTTCTGCTCCAGTGCGCCGTGCGGAAGTTGCCCGTCGTGCTGGACGGGGTCGTGGCGGCCGCCTGTGCGCTCGTCGGGCAGCGGGTCGCGTTCCGGGCGCCGGACTGGTGGCTGGCCGCCCACAAGAGCGGTGAACCGGGCCAGGCCAAGGCGCTCGACCGGATGGCCCTGGAACCACTGCTCGACCAGGGCGTGCGGGTCGGGGAGGGCGCGGGCGGCCTGCTCGCGCTCCCGCTGGTCCAGGCGGCGGCCGCGCTGGCGGCCGAACTCCCCGAGAAGCCGCGGATCCCCGACGTGGAGCCCGGGACCCCGGACGAGGAGCCCGCGGAGCGGGCCGAGCAGACCGGGGACGCCGTGGAGGGGTCGCAGGCACCGTAG
- a CDS encoding phosphatidylglycerol lysyltransferase domain-containing protein, whose protein sequence is MGNTRGAAAFAVWYLRAVAFVNFLSAVWVSLGQDVRRHNQENLFTPYLLTAGFASGVFTAFLAVTMRRRKRAAWILNLGMSGAFLALLAPAMAFPEIRRHPQNWVSLALTAAFVVALLAGRREFYAKGDRSNPRLAAAVGAGGLLGASLLAALLVTVTDRAPVPSTFLERWRYGTLRLVSVAADDPRVQGIAPPTWVDVAVNVLSTALVLAVLYAAFRSRRAVDPLTEDDEKRLRELLDRHGERDSLGYFALRREKSVCWSPTGKAAVAYRVVGGVSLASGDPLGDPEAWPGAIGPWLAEARAHGWIPAVMGAGEEAGTVYARHGLDALELGDEALVEVAEFTLEGRAMRTVRQACNRVRRAGYTVRVRRHEDIPADEMAYLLRRADDWRDGATERGFSMALGRLGDPEDGRCVMLECADADGELRALLSFVPWGPHGLSLDLMRRDRDCDNGLMEFMVVELLRRARESGELGITQVSLNFAVFRAVFERGARLGAGPVLRLWRSLLGFVSRWWQLESLYRANAKYRPIWEPRFLLFEKSADLPRIGIASARAEGFLEAPGLPGRRRRGHLETHR, encoded by the coding sequence ATGGGCAACACCCGGGGCGCCGCCGCCTTCGCCGTCTGGTACCTGCGCGCCGTCGCGTTCGTCAACTTCCTCAGTGCGGTGTGGGTTTCCCTGGGGCAGGACGTGCGACGGCACAACCAGGAGAACCTCTTCACGCCGTACCTGCTGACGGCGGGCTTCGCCTCCGGCGTCTTCACCGCGTTCCTGGCCGTCACCATGCGGCGGCGCAAACGGGCCGCGTGGATCCTGAACCTCGGGATGAGCGGGGCGTTCCTCGCGCTGCTCGCGCCGGCCATGGCCTTCCCCGAGATCCGGCGCCATCCGCAGAACTGGGTGTCGCTGGCGCTGACCGCCGCCTTCGTCGTGGCGCTGCTCGCCGGCCGGCGGGAGTTCTACGCGAAGGGGGACCGGTCCAATCCACGGCTCGCCGCGGCCGTCGGCGCCGGCGGCCTGCTGGGCGCGTCGCTGCTGGCCGCGCTGCTGGTGACGGTCACCGACCGGGCCCCGGTCCCCTCCACCTTCCTGGAACGCTGGCGCTACGGCACCCTGCGGCTGGTGTCCGTCGCCGCCGACGACCCCCGTGTCCAGGGCATCGCGCCGCCCACCTGGGTGGACGTCGCCGTCAACGTGCTGAGCACCGCGCTCGTCCTCGCCGTCCTGTACGCCGCGTTCCGTTCCCGGCGGGCCGTCGACCCGCTCACCGAGGACGACGAGAAACGGCTGCGGGAGCTGCTCGACCGGCACGGCGAGCGCGACTCGCTCGGCTACTTCGCGCTGCGCCGGGAGAAGAGCGTGTGCTGGTCGCCGACCGGGAAGGCCGCCGTCGCCTACCGCGTCGTCGGCGGGGTGTCACTGGCCTCCGGGGATCCGCTCGGGGACCCGGAGGCGTGGCCCGGGGCCATCGGGCCGTGGCTCGCCGAGGCGCGGGCGCACGGGTGGATCCCGGCGGTGATGGGAGCGGGCGAGGAGGCCGGGACGGTGTACGCGCGGCACGGTCTCGACGCGCTGGAGCTCGGGGACGAGGCCCTCGTCGAGGTCGCCGAGTTCACCCTCGAGGGGCGGGCCATGCGTACCGTCCGCCAGGCCTGCAACCGGGTCCGGCGCGCCGGGTACACCGTGCGGGTACGACGGCACGAGGACATCCCGGCCGACGAGATGGCGTACCTGCTGCGACGGGCCGACGACTGGCGCGACGGGGCCACCGAACGCGGGTTCAGCATGGCGCTGGGGCGGCTCGGGGACCCCGAGGACGGGCGCTGCGTGATGCTGGAGTGCGCCGACGCCGACGGGGAGCTGAGGGCCCTGCTCTCCTTCGTGCCCTGGGGGCCTCACGGGCTGTCCCTCGACCTGATGCGGCGCGACCGCGACTGCGACAACGGGCTCATGGAGTTCATGGTCGTCGAACTGCTCCGGCGGGCACGGGAGTCCGGGGAGCTGGGGATCACCCAGGTGTCGCTGAACTTCGCGGTCTTCCGCGCCGTCTTCGAACGGGGCGCGCGGCTGGGCGCCGGGCCGGTGCTGCGGCTGTGGCGGTCGCTGCTCGGTTTCGTCTCCCGCTGGTGGCAGCTGGAGTCGCTGTACCGCGCCAACGCCAAGTACCGGCCCATCTGGGAGCCCCGCTTCCTGCTCTTCGAGAAGAGCGCGGACCTGCCCCGCATCGGTATCGCCTCGGCACGGGCGGAAGGGTTCCTGGAGGCGCCGGGGCTGCCCGGCCGGCGGCGCCGGGGGCACCTGGAGACCCACCGGTGA
- a CDS encoding adenosylcobinamide-GDP ribazoletransferase has protein sequence MSTTSPFDGLRFAFGTLTVIPVQVTRWDRGAARGGMLGAPVVGLTVGGCSAALGLLLLYLGAGPPLAAVASAAVPAVLTRGLHLDGLADTADGLGSGKPAEDALRIMKQSDIGPFGVLTLVLVLLAQVAALAQLYGASWARGALAAVVSAVAARLALTLAARAGVPAARPEGLGAAVAGVVPVRGALLAVAAVTLAAAGAGAGFGPYGAVRTALAVLAALAVAEVLLRHCTRRFGGVTGDVFGGVAETAATTALLVLCLGR, from the coding sequence GTGTCCACGACCTCGCCCTTCGACGGGCTCCGCTTCGCCTTCGGCACCCTCACCGTGATCCCGGTCCAGGTGACCCGCTGGGACCGCGGGGCCGCGCGCGGGGGCATGCTCGGCGCCCCCGTGGTGGGACTGACCGTCGGCGGCTGCTCGGCCGCTCTCGGTCTGCTGCTGCTGTACCTGGGCGCGGGCCCGCCGCTCGCCGCCGTCGCCTCCGCCGCCGTACCGGCCGTCCTCACCCGCGGTCTGCACCTCGACGGGCTGGCCGACACCGCGGACGGTCTCGGCAGCGGCAAGCCCGCCGAGGACGCGCTGCGGATCATGAAGCAGTCCGACATCGGCCCGTTCGGCGTGCTCACGCTGGTCCTGGTGCTGCTCGCCCAGGTCGCCGCCCTGGCCCAGCTCTACGGCGCCTCCTGGGCCCGGGGCGCGCTGGCCGCCGTCGTCTCGGCGGTCGCCGCCCGGCTCGCGCTGACCCTCGCGGCGCGCGCCGGGGTCCCCGCCGCCCGGCCGGAGGGGCTCGGGGCGGCGGTCGCCGGTGTGGTCCCGGTGCGCGGGGCGCTGCTCGCCGTCGCCGCCGTCACCCTGGCGGCGGCGGGCGCGGGAGCGGGCTTCGGGCCCTACGGCGCCGTCCGTACGGCTCTGGCGGTCCTCGCCGCCCTCGCCGTCGCCGAGGTTCTCCTGCGGCACTGCACGCGCCGTTTCGGCGGGGTCACCGGGGACGTGTTCGGCGGTGTGGCGGAGACGGCGGCGACCACCGCGCTGCTCGTGCTCTGCCTGGGCCGCTGA